A portion of the Deltaproteobacteria bacterium genome contains these proteins:
- a CDS encoding glycosyltransferase family 4 protein yields the protein MPTILHTESSTGWGGQEIRILQESIGMIKKGYRVIIAAPEQSNIFKRANDINIQVFPIQFQKKNPMSFIKILSLVNNEDVDIVNTHSSSDSWVATIAAKLSKVKPKIIRTRHLSTPISRFYFSRLIYNQLPDTIITTGEEIRQKMIMDNGYDASKIFSIPTGIDLDIFHIEKVKPAIQNNGYSVGMVGVLRSWKGHKYFIEAIPLILEEIPDVSFYIVGDGPQFQNIKSMIEKLGLTGKVFMLGHREDVPEIIASLDVLVHPSYANEGVPQTILQAMAMQRPVIASDSGAIKEVVIDKKTGFLIEIKSPEQIAEKVIEFYRKPELIGEFGKEGRRFVEENCSFEKMLNKIEAVYKRLLSNA from the coding sequence ATGCCAACCATACTTCATACAGAGTCCTCCACAGGATGGGGAGGACAGGAGATAAGGATATTACAGGAATCTATCGGGATGATTAAAAAGGGATACCGTGTAATAATTGCAGCGCCTGAGCAAAGTAATATCTTTAAAAGGGCTAATGATATAAACATTCAAGTCTTTCCTATTCAATTTCAAAAAAAGAATCCAATGTCATTTATAAAAATATTATCCCTTGTCAATAATGAAGATGTTGATATAGTCAATACGCATAGTTCATCAGACAGCTGGGTTGCAACAATTGCAGCAAAGCTCTCAAAAGTTAAACCTAAAATAATCAGGACAAGGCATCTTTCAACACCGATAAGCAGGTTTTATTTCAGCCGTTTGATATATAACCAGTTGCCTGATACAATAATAACAACAGGTGAAGAGATAAGGCAGAAGATGATAATGGATAATGGATATGATGCAAGTAAGATTTTTTCTATACCTACAGGAATAGATTTAGATATATTCCATATAGAGAAAGTTAAACCTGCTATACAAAATAATGGTTACTCTGTTGGAATGGTGGGTGTTTTGAGAAGTTGGAAGGGACACAAGTATTTTATAGAAGCAATTCCATTAATACTTGAAGAGATTCCTGATGTTTCTTTTTATATTGTTGGCGATGGCCCGCAATTTCAGAATATAAAAAGCATGATAGAAAAACTAGGGCTCACAGGTAAAGTTTTTATGCTGGGGCATAGAGAAGATGTGCCTGAAATAATTGCATCCCTTGATGTTCTGGTGCACCCCTCATATGCCAATGAAGGTGTTCCACAGACCATCCTCCAGGCAATGGCAATGCAAAGACCTGTTATAGCCTCTGATTCCGGGGCTATTAAGGAAGTGGTTATTGATAAAAAGACAGGCTTCCTAATAGAGATTAAAAGCCCTGAACAAATTGCAGAAAAGGTTATAGAGTTTTATAGAAAACCTGAACTAATAGGAGAATTTGGGAAAGAGGGAAGAAGGTTTGTGGAAGAAAACTGTTCTTTTGAGAAAATGCTCAATAAAATAGAAGCCGTTTATAAAAGGCTCTTGAGCAATGCATGA
- a CDS encoding glycosyltransferase, whose product MKILLSFPGHLKTVPMNGFIYQTLKAMGHEVVPFNFGVQGIYQRLIKKISNDNFLNHINNKLKRLADIFKPDIFLTIFGFDHNRETVDYIKKKDVITICWWLNDPFQFNRSVKQAGFYDYYFTNAKGSVEGYRESGIKNVFFLPVGCYPPVHRRLADAKDKKYDICFAGDWHPVREEMLSSLAADFNISIFGPWGDKMKRGYPLKQSIKKDGGFSPDEMVRVFNQSKIVLNIHTWFGKWDYGINPRVFEANGCGAFQICDYKKEIVEMYDIDSEIVLYRNIDELKTKLSHFLCSDRERDEIAGNALLKTHNRHTYKERLKEMFSICGMKDYA is encoded by the coding sequence ATGAAGATATTACTCTCCTTTCCCGGACACCTCAAGACCGTGCCTATGAACGGATTTATATACCAAACCCTCAAGGCAATGGGACATGAGGTTGTCCCGTTCAACTTCGGTGTTCAAGGCATTTATCAAAGGTTGATAAAAAAAATCTCAAATGACAACTTTCTCAATCATATCAACAACAAATTAAAAAGACTTGCAGACATCTTTAAGCCGGATATATTTCTTACCATATTCGGTTTTGACCACAACAGGGAAACCGTAGATTACATAAAGAAAAAGGACGTCATAACCATCTGCTGGTGGCTGAATGACCCATTTCAATTCAACAGGTCTGTAAAACAGGCAGGGTTTTATGATTACTATTTCACTAATGCAAAAGGCAGTGTTGAGGGCTACAGGGAAAGCGGCATTAAGAATGTCTTTTTTCTCCCTGTCGGATGTTATCCCCCTGTCCACCGCAGGCTTGCAGATGCTAAAGATAAAAAATACGACATCTGCTTTGCAGGGGACTGGCATCCTGTCAGGGAAGAAATGCTCTCTTCCCTTGCAGCAGACTTTAATATATCAATATTTGGGCCATGGGGGGATAAGATGAAAAGGGGATATCCCTTAAAACAAAGCATAAAAAAAGATGGCGGCTTCTCCCCTGATGAAATGGTGAGGGTATTTAATCAATCAAAGATTGTCCTAAACATACATACATGGTTTGGCAAATGGGATTACGGGATAAACCCGCGGGTATTTGAGGCAAACGGCTGCGGTGCATTCCAGATATGCGATTATAAAAAGGAGATAGTGGAGATGTATGACATTGACAGCGAGATTGTGCTTTATAGAAACATTGACGAACTGAAAACAAAACTATCCCATTTTCTATGTAGTGATAGAGAAAGAGATGAGATAGCAGGCAATGCACTCCTAAAAACCCACAACAGACACACATATAAGGAGAGACTCAAGGAGATGTTCTCAATTTGCGGGATGAAGGACTATGCATAA
- the rfaQ gene encoding putative lipopolysaccharide heptosyltransferase III, whose amino-acid sequence MHEFKDIKKILVIKLRHIGDVLLSVPVFRTLRGTFPDAHISVLVNAGTEDVLNGNPLIDEIISFDRKIKDMHPPKKYLNELLFLNGIRSKRFNMIVDLNGGDRPAIISFLSGARYRLGNSPVYSGFWRKYLYTHLAERDLLKHTILQNLDVIKEFGKKKKKPIVDIFIPEDAQKFAEKVFAGYGIKESDTVVHVHPTSRWFFKCGKDEYMAEVIKQLIEKGIKVVVTSSADEREMDKAKKILSLVNLRLLDLCGKTSIKHLAAVAKMSNLFIGVDSMPMHIAAAVNTPVIALFGPTGAYNWGPWDNHSSESRVRSLEFRNPYSKRNGIQTFGRHTVIQRDWECVPCGASGCNFTKISRCLEEITPQEIIEIAMHKLKETGKTS is encoded by the coding sequence ATGCATGAATTTAAAGATATAAAAAAGATCCTTGTTATCAAACTCCGTCATATAGGAGATGTTCTCCTTTCTGTTCCTGTTTTCAGGACTTTGCGGGGGACATTTCCTGATGCCCATATATCTGTCCTTGTAAATGCCGGCACAGAAGATGTGCTAAATGGCAATCCCCTCATTGATGAGATAATCTCCTTTGACAGAAAAATAAAGGATATGCATCCACCAAAGAAATATCTTAATGAATTATTGTTCTTAAATGGAATACGTTCAAAGAGGTTTAACATGATTGTTGACCTTAATGGCGGCGACAGACCTGCCATCATATCCTTTTTGTCAGGGGCAAGATACAGGCTTGGCAATAGTCCTGTTTACAGCGGGTTCTGGAGAAAATACCTCTATACCCATCTCGCAGAAAGAGATTTACTTAAACACACTATCTTGCAGAACCTGGATGTTATAAAAGAATTCGGAAAAAAAAAAAAAAAACCTATAGTTGATATCTTCATTCCTGAAGACGCACAGAAATTTGCAGAGAAAGTATTTGCCGGATACGGCATAAAAGAATCTGATACAGTTGTCCATGTGCATCCCACATCAAGATGGTTCTTCAAATGCGGCAAGGACGAGTATATGGCAGAGGTAATAAAACAGCTTATAGAGAAAGGGATTAAGGTGGTTGTTACTTCTTCGGCGGATGAGCGGGAGATGGACAAGGCAAAAAAGATATTGTCTTTGGTCAATTTACGGTTATTAGATTTGTGCGGTAAGACCAGCATCAAACATCTTGCAGCGGTTGCAAAGATGTCCAATCTGTTCATAGGTGTCGATTCTATGCCCATGCACATAGCCGCGGCAGTTAACACACCTGTTATCGCCCTCTTCGGGCCCACAGGGGCATATAACTGGGGACCGTGGGATAACCACAGTTCGGAGTCAAGAGTTCGGAGTTTGGAGTTTAGAAACCCATACTCAAAAAGAAACGGCATACAGACTTTTGGGAGGCACACAGTTATTCAGCGAGACTGGGAGTGTGTGCCATGCGGGGCAAGCGGCTGCAACTTCACAAAAATAAGCCGATGTCTTGAAGAAATAACACCTCAGGAGATAATAGAAATTGCGATGCATAAACTGAAGGAGACAGGCAAGACCTCATGA
- a CDS encoding class I SAM-dependent methyltransferase, giving the protein MHKNIPCNLCECSEHRLLFKVKDLNYRTTDEEFNLVKCRQCGLIYLNPQPQDMARYYPTSYAQYVPAGKGSGFKRDIAAAFKIFYNVNNGKTATIGKKIKYLHRLLEILVQDRFFLYRIQYSRDKKILDVGCGNGSYLIGLKSLGWNAEKQLYGIDFKSPVLQELKEQEQINTMEGNFIDIDLPKNFFDVVTFRHVLEHFPDPLLALKKAYTILKSGGSILIDVPNFRSIEALLLFKDKWFAIEAPRHLYHYSPATLMGLLNKAGFIVEKIYLQKNSDSFKKSLKNYGCKNPSKHIEKYLIRNLLKVFKLFGFSGEMLCRAVKR; this is encoded by the coding sequence ATGCATAAAAATATCCCGTGCAACCTGTGCGAGTGCAGTGAACATCGCCTTCTCTTTAAAGTAAAGGACTTGAACTATCGCACAACAGACGAGGAATTTAACCTTGTCAAATGCAGGCAGTGCGGTCTTATATATCTCAACCCCCAGCCGCAGGATATGGCGAGGTATTATCCAACTTCATATGCCCAGTATGTACCGGCAGGGAAAGGCTCCGGCTTCAAAAGGGATATAGCCGCTGCCTTTAAAATATTTTACAACGTTAACAATGGAAAAACTGCAACAATAGGAAAGAAAATAAAATATTTGCACAGGCTCCTTGAGATACTGGTTCAGGACAGGTTCTTCCTTTACCGGATTCAATACAGCAGGGATAAAAAGATACTTGATGTGGGATGCGGAAATGGAAGTTATCTCATCGGACTCAAATCATTGGGGTGGAATGCGGAGAAGCAGCTCTACGGCATTGACTTTAAAAGTCCTGTGCTGCAGGAGTTAAAAGAACAGGAGCAGATAAACACAATGGAAGGTAATTTCATTGATATTGACCTGCCGAAAAATTTCTTTGATGTGGTTACCTTCAGGCATGTACTAGAGCATTTTCCAGACCCGCTGTTGGCATTAAAAAAGGCATATACCATATTGAAATCCGGCGGCAGCATTTTGATAGATGTGCCGAACTTCAGGAGCATTGAGGCATTGCTTCTCTTTAAGGATAAATGGTTTGCCATAGAGGCGCCGAGACACCTCTATCATTACTCCCCTGCAACATTAATGGGACTTTTAAATAAAGCAGGATTTATTGTGGAAAAGATATATTTACAGAAAAACAGCGATTCCTTCAAAAAGAGCCTGAAAAACTACGGCTGTAAAAACCCATCCAAGCATATTGAAAAATATCTTATAAGGAATCTTCTGAAGGTCTTTAAGTTATTCGGCTTCAGCGGAGAGATGCTGTGCCGTGCGGTGAAAAGATAG
- a CDS encoding glycosyltransferase family 2 protein, whose product MQKISVTIIALNEEENIRACLESVKWADEILVSDSGSSDRTVAICKEYGSQVFIDSWYGFGKQKNLIAGRAKNRWILNIDADERVTDGLKAEIEQVLTANDCEGYYIPRKNFFGNKWIRYCGWYPDYNLRLYRKDKGVFNERAVHEAVQINGKISYLKNHLEHYTYRDISDYLKRMDRYSTLAAEEMFKKGRQIGLLGLVLKPCLTFLKIYFFKRGFLEGYTGLVLSGLYASYTLSKYAKLREMQNGMSTEKEQGR is encoded by the coding sequence ATGCAAAAGATTTCTGTTACCATCATAGCCCTCAATGAAGAAGAAAATATCCGTGCATGCCTTGAAAGCGTGAAATGGGCTGATGAAATCCTTGTTTCAGATTCAGGGAGCAGTGACAGGACTGTTGCAATTTGCAAAGAATATGGCTCACAGGTCTTTATTGATTCATGGTATGGATTTGGTAAGCAGAAAAACCTGATTGCGGGCAGGGCAAAAAACAGATGGATTTTAAACATTGATGCAGATGAGCGGGTAACAGATGGTTTGAAAGCAGAAATAGAACAGGTGTTGACTGCAAATGATTGCGAGGGTTATTATATTCCTAGAAAGAACTTTTTTGGGAATAAATGGATAAGATACTGCGGTTGGTATCCTGACTATAATTTAAGGCTTTACAGAAAAGATAAAGGGGTTTTTAATGAAAGGGCTGTGCATGAGGCTGTTCAGATTAATGGCAAAATCAGTTATCTCAAAAACCATCTAGAACATTATACATACAGGGATATAAGCGATTACCTGAAAAGGATGGACAGGTATTCAACCCTTGCAGCAGAGGAGATGTTTAAAAAAGGCAGGCAGATAGGTCTATTAGGTCTTGTTCTAAAACCATGCCTTACATTTTTAAAGATATATTTTTTTAAGAGAGGGTTTCTAGAAGGGTATACAGGGCTTGTTTTATCAGGGCTTTATGCCAGTTATACCCTATCCAAGTATGCGAAATTGAGGGAGATGCAAAATGGTATGTCCACTGAAAAAGAACAAGGCAGATAA